TCGACGGAACGCATCCGCTAATAAACTGGCATGCTTCACGACACCCCCCACGGGATGTGCGGTGGGCATCGCAACGATACCATTCTGCAGATCGATGATCACAAGAGCGGTCTTCGGGTCAACAGCCGTTATTGCCATGGTGTTCTCCTTCTTTTGTTTCGAACTGCGGTTAGCCTGGAATGCGGAGCATTAGAAAAATTTCGACAGGAACCGTGAGCTACTGGTGAATCGGTCGTCGAGTACGGAGCTAGCGACACACCAATAACGCCGCTTCTGGATTGATAAGCCTGAGAGCTGTCGAGCAGGGATCGGTGAGTCTAAACATGAGGTAACCCTCAAGTTCGTTCTAAGGGCTTAGAATATGAGCATGTCCTCAACAATGTCAAGCCCGAGGCGGGCTCCACAGCAAGAGCGAGGAGAACGACGTCTTAGCCAGTTGCTGGAAGCCGCCGCGTCTCTGCTGGCTGAGGTTGGTTACGACGCTGCCACCATGACTGAGATCGCCGACCGCGCCAGTGCTTCCATCGGAACCCTCTATCAATACTTTCCCAATAAGCCGGCGATCGTCCTGGCACTCCGGAGACAATACGTCGCAGAGATGGAAGAGCGCTGGGCGCACCTCAACGAGCAGACCGTGGCGGAGATGACTGTGAGGCAGATAGCTCACCATCTCGTCCAACTGACGACTCGTTTCGTAGACGAACACCCAGCCTATTTCGCAATTCTTGACGCTCCGGTGAAATACAAGCGCAGTCAAGAAGCAAGAAACCGACTAAGGGAGAGAATCGCCAACGTATTCCGCAGCAAAAGACCTGCCATTTCGCAAGAAATGGCGTTCCGAATGGCGAACGTCTCTCTGGGTATCATCAAAAGCATGAACAAGCTCTACGCAGAAGCCAATTTCAAAGAACGGGAAGAACTTGTCAAGGAATACAAACTCGCTCTCGCTGCCTATCTAGAGTCGCGTTTGGCCCCATAAAGAAGTGACCAGACCCGATTTGTAGCCTGAACCAATGGCCCCATAAGATCATCAACGCGGCTGCGACTTCACGTGAATCGAGTCCGCCGCCAAAGACACCACCCTCCGACGAAGAGACTAATCATCAACACCACACTCAGAAACACGGCCCAACGAAAGTCCATCGTCAGCGGTGGCGTCATTGCCCGAACTCCCAGAGTGACAAAGACCGCAGTCGCAGTCAGAACGATGACGTAGTCCCACCAACGACGCCGTCTGTCTCTTCCGTCGAGTTCATCTCCGGCCTGCGCCATCATCGTTCGCTGGTAGTTCAAGCCGTACCGATTGCACTCCCGCATTACAGCCTCATTCGTCGAACTTCGCTCCTTTGCCGATGCCACCGCTGTGCTGATAGCGAGTGCACCAAGGATCATAATGACTGACCCTGCAATCACCATCGACTTATGCTGCCAGTCAGCCGCCGCTAATTCGCCGAATACCAGCGCACCCCACGCAAGTCCCCAAAGCTGATTCGTATTCGAAAGCGGGATCCCCCGTCCAATCCCCAGATACTTCGCCGCAAACTGTTGAAACAGATCCCCGATCACCCACACAAATCCCCCAAGAAATAGCCAGAACAACACTCCCGGCATTTGAAACAGCCGGAACGCCGACGAGTGCAGCCCGCCATCCAGAGTCAGCGTTAACGCCAGCACTGTTCCCAACTCGCCCACCGTAAACACTGTCACAAACGACAGCGGATTCATCCCGCTCAGATAAGCCTTGCGATACGGAACATACATGGTCCCCCACATCAGGCTCGCGCCCAACGCCGCAATAATCCCGCGAAAAGCATGACTCCCTACCACTCCGCCGTGGATCGTGCTGAAACCCAGCATCACCGCAGCAATCACGATTGCCATCGCGCCCACGACAACCTTTGCAATATTCCTTCCGCTCGCTCCCTCCAACTCTCGAAACAGAACTCGTCCCCAGAACAACCCAATCAGCGAGTTCGCATTCCACATCGGAAACGCCACAGCCAATCCCACATCACGAATCGCAAAGACGGTGAGAGTATTGGCCACCGCCCACAGCGCGCCCGCCATCAGCGCCCACACGATCAAATGCTTCCTCTCCGACAGATCCTCGAAGACGTAACCCGTCCCCTTCAACAGGGTAGGAAAGGTCCATCGCGCCGTAAATACCCCCGCAACCATACACAGCGAGATCGCAAACGGAGAGAACCCTGCATTCACAAGCTTCGTCGGAGCCTCCGCCGCGCCCAGCCAAACGCCCGCCGTCAATCCGCAGATGACACCCAAACCATGCAGAGACAACCGCGTTCTTCTCACCCGATCTAACGCAAGCGCCATTCGACTCCCTCGATGCTTTCCTTCAAACCGCCCGTATTCCACCGCTTTAATGCAACGCCGCCAGCAGAGCAATCCCCAGCACAAGCACACAGAGTGGAATTAGGAAGTGGCTGTCGGTAGCAATCGTCTTTACCCTTTTTCCGAAACTCACATCAACCTCCAAACGATCTTGTCCATAGTAAGTGGTTACGCTCTCCATTAAACTTCGCTACATTGGTGTGCATGCATTTGAGGCTGTTCCTCGCAATTCCGCTTGTCGCCATCGGCCTCATCGTGCCGCCTGCATCCGCGTGTGCCGAGTCGTCCACGTTACCAGCCGAAGGAGTGCTCCATCGGCTCATGCCTCATCTTGCGCCACAGTTACAACTCGCTCTCGTCCCGAAGCCCGACCACAAGGACTATTTCCGGATCACCGGCACCCGAGGCCACATTCTCGTTGCAGCAGCCACGCAGCCTACCTTGCTGTATGGCGTCAACTGGTATCTGAAGTACGTAGCCCACTTGCAGATTTCACCCAATGGCTCACAGCTCGGCTCTCCCGGCCTGATCCTCCCCGCACCTGACGTCCCAATCGAGAAGCCCGCTCTTTACCCCTGGCGCTACGCCCTGAATGAGAACGTCGATGGCTACTCCGCTCCTTACTGGGATCAGGAACGCTGGCAGCATGAGATAGACATCCTCGCCCTGAGCGGCACCAACGCCATCCTCATCGAACGCGGCATGGACCTTGTTCTCTACCAAACCTTTCGCGACTCCGGCTACTCAGACGAGGCCATCCGAAACTGGATCGTTCAGCCAGCTCACCAAAACTGGCAGCTGATGGGCAACATGTGTTGCTTCCAGGGTCCCATCTCCATGGAGCTTCTCGAAAAACGTTCTCACTCAGCACAACAACTCATCGCCGCACTCCGCAGCCTCGGCATCACGCCCGTTCTGCCCGGCTACTACGGCATCGTCCCCGCCGACTTTGCCTCCCTTCACCCCGGCGCACACGTCATCACGCAAGGCGACTGGAATGGATTCACTCGCCCCGGTTGGCTCGATCCCCGCGATCCAAACTTCGACAAACTAGCGACATCTTTCTACCGCCATCAGCACGCCCTCTATGGCGATTCGGCCATCTACGACATGGAGATCTTCCAGGAGGGCGGCGCAGCCGGCGACGTCCCGGTTCCAGCCGCCGCAAAAAAAGTGCAACAAGCCCTCATGCGCGACCACCCCAACGCGCTCTGGATGCTCCTCGGATGGCAGCAGAACCCAACCCAGGAGTTACTCTCTGCCGTAGACACCAGTCACGTTCTCATAGCCGAGATCGAGCAAGGCCGCATCCCCCGAGAGAACCGTGACCGCGAGTTTCGTGGTGCATCCTGGCTCTACGGTGGACTCTGGGAGTTCGGCGGACGCACCACCATGGGAGCGCCCCTCTACGACTACGCCGTTCGCCTCCCCAAATTGGCCGCGCTCCCCAACAGCCGCATCGTCGGGACCGCCGTCTTCACCGAAGGCATGGACACCAACCCCTTCGCCTTCGACTTCTACACCGAGATGGCCTGGCACACTGATTCCGTCGACCTGGCCGAATGGACCAACGCCTACGCAACCCGCCGATACGGAGCGGACGACTCACACGCTCGTCGCGCCTGGCAGATCCTACTCCAAACAGCCTACGGCTACCGAGCCGACGGCAACACACAGCACGGAGAACGCGACGCCTCACAAGACTCCGTCTTCAACTCCCAGCCATCCCTGACCGCAGCACGCGCCGCAACATGGTCCCCCGACGTCTTGCGCTACAACCCAGCCGACTTCGCCCCCGCACTCACCGAACTTCTCGAAGTCGACCCCGCATTACGCTCCACCGAAACCTATCACTACGACCTCGTCGACGTAGCCCGGCAGGCGATGGCCAATGAGAGCCGCCGCCTCTTGCCGCTGATCAAGCAAGCCTACGACTCCAAAGACAAGACGGCCTTCGCCAAACTCACGAAGGAATGGCTTCACGACATGGAGCTACAGGACCAACTCCTCCAGACCAGCCCCTTCTTCCTTCTCGGCAGATGGCTCTCCTTCGTCCCGCCCTGGGCATCGTCACCAGGGGAGCTCGAACGGCTCAACTACGATGCCCGCTCCATCCTCACCACCTGGGGCGACCGCAAGGCCAGCGAGTACGGCCTTCACGAGTACGGCAACCGAGACTGGGCTGGCTTGACGAGTGACTACTACATGGTCCGCTGGCAGATGTACTTCGACTCGCTCTCTGCCTCGCTCGATACCGGCGAAGCCCCAAAGCCCATGGACTGGTATTCCTTCGGCGACGATTGGAATCACAGCCGCAAAACCTACGACGCCGAGCCGCACGGCGACTCCTACGCCGCTGCTCTTGCTATCGCCCGCACCCTTCACCTCGCTCCCAACCAACAATCCGAGGCTCACAAGTAAACTATGACCACAATGAGCGCACCCTCCGAAACCCCTTGGCCCTCTCTTACCGGCGCCCGTCCAGCACGCCTTCTCTCACTCGACTTCCTGCGCGGCCTCACCATCGCCTTCATGATTCTCGTCAACAACAACGGCGATGAACTCCGAGCCTACTGGCCCCTCAAACACGCCGCCTGGAACGGCTTCACCCCAACCGATCTCGTCTTTCCCACCTTCCTCTTTCTCGTCGGTATCTCGACCGTCTTCTCCACTGCCTCGAGGCTCGCTCAAGGCGCCACCCGACAATCCCTCTTGCTCCACGTCCTCCGCCGTGCCGTGATCCTCTTCCTGCTCGGCCTCCTGGTCAACAGCTTTCCCTTCTTCAACCTCCACACCATGCGCTTCTACGGAGTGCTCCCCCGCATCGCCATCTGCTACTTCGTCGTTGCCTCGCTCTATCTCATCAGCCCCGGCTGGCGCAGCAAAGCAGTTCTAGCCGTCTCCGCACTCCTTGCCTACTGGATCCTGATGCGCTTCGTCCCTGTCCCGGGATACGGCGTTCCCACCCACGACATTCCTCTCCTCGACCGCGACGCCAACCTCACCGCATGGCTCGACCGACAGATCTTCTCCGCCTCTCATCTCTACGAGCACACCCGCGACCCCGAAGGTCTTCTCAGCACCATCCCCGCCCTCGCCACCGCTCTCCTCGGCGTCCTCACCGGCATCTGGCTGCGCACCCAGCGCACGCTCAATCAGAAGATAACCGGCATCGCCACAGCAGGCCTCAGCGGCATTCTTCTCGGAGGACTCTGGAACCTCTCCTTCCCCATCAACAAAAAACTCTGGACCAGTTCCTACGTCCTCTTCGCCGGCGGCCTCAGCCTCTCCCTCCTCGCCCTGAGCCTGTTCATCGTCG
This Tunturibacter gelidoferens DNA region includes the following protein-coding sequences:
- a CDS encoding TetR family transcriptional regulator codes for the protein MLEAAASLLAEVGYDAATMTEIADRASASIGTLYQYFPNKPAIVLALRRQYVAEMEERWAHLNEQTVAEMTVRQIAHHLVQLTTRFVDEHPAYFAILDAPVKYKRSQEARNRLRERIANVFRSKRPAISQEMAFRMANVSLGIIKSMNKLYAEANFKEREELVKEYKLALAAYLESRLAP
- a CDS encoding GRP family sugar transporter, coding for MALALDRVRRTRLSLHGLGVICGLTAGVWLGAAEAPTKLVNAGFSPFAISLCMVAGVFTARWTFPTLLKGTGYVFEDLSERKHLIVWALMAGALWAVANTLTVFAIRDVGLAVAFPMWNANSLIGLFWGRVLFRELEGASGRNIAKVVVGAMAIVIAAVMLGFSTIHGGVVGSHAFRGIIAALGASLMWGTMYVPYRKAYLSGMNPLSFVTVFTVGELGTVLALTLTLDGGLHSSAFRLFQMPGVLFWLFLGGFVWVIGDLFQQFAAKYLGIGRGIPLSNTNQLWGLAWGALVFGELAAADWQHKSMVIAGSVIMILGALAISTAVASAKERSSTNEAVMRECNRYGLNYQRTMMAQAGDELDGRDRRRRWWDYVIVLTATAVFVTLGVRAMTPPLTMDFRWAVFLSVVLMISLFVGGWCLWRRTRFT
- a CDS encoding alpha-N-acetylglucosaminidase; the encoded protein is MPHLAPQLQLALVPKPDHKDYFRITGTRGHILVAAATQPTLLYGVNWYLKYVAHLQISPNGSQLGSPGLILPAPDVPIEKPALYPWRYALNENVDGYSAPYWDQERWQHEIDILALSGTNAILIERGMDLVLYQTFRDSGYSDEAIRNWIVQPAHQNWQLMGNMCCFQGPISMELLEKRSHSAQQLIAALRSLGITPVLPGYYGIVPADFASLHPGAHVITQGDWNGFTRPGWLDPRDPNFDKLATSFYRHQHALYGDSAIYDMEIFQEGGAAGDVPVPAAAKKVQQALMRDHPNALWMLLGWQQNPTQELLSAVDTSHVLIAEIEQGRIPRENRDREFRGASWLYGGLWEFGGRTTMGAPLYDYAVRLPKLAALPNSRIVGTAVFTEGMDTNPFAFDFYTEMAWHTDSVDLAEWTNAYATRRYGADDSHARRAWQILLQTAYGYRADGNTQHGERDASQDSVFNSQPSLTAARAATWSPDVLRYNPADFAPALTELLEVDPALRSTETYHYDLVDVARQAMANESRRLLPLIKQAYDSKDKTAFAKLTKEWLHDMELQDQLLQTSPFFLLGRWLSFVPPWASSPGELERLNYDARSILTTWGDRKASEYGLHEYGNRDWAGLTSDYYMVRWQMYFDSLSASLDTGEAPKPMDWYSFGDDWNHSRKTYDAEPHGDSYAAALAIARTLHLAPNQQSEAHK
- a CDS encoding acyltransferase family protein, which encodes MTTMSAPSETPWPSLTGARPARLLSLDFLRGLTIAFMILVNNNGDELRAYWPLKHAAWNGFTPTDLVFPTFLFLVGISTVFSTASRLAQGATRQSLLLHVLRRAVILFLLGLLVNSFPFFNLHTMRFYGVLPRIAICYFVVASLYLISPGWRSKAVLAVSALLAYWILMRFVPVPGYGVPTHDIPLLDRDANLTAWLDRQIFSASHLYEHTRDPEGLLSTIPALATALLGVLTGIWLRTQRTLNQKITGIATAGLSGILLGGLWNLSFPINKKLWTSSYVLFAGGLSLSLLALSLFIVDLPKKQNAKQNHDGLLKPFFIFGTNAIVAYVFSELLAAALFSIPVHPGVNLAQSIFRSILHAVPNVPFASLLYALAFVAVCWLFVAVLYRRKIFIKI